In the genome of Tsukamurella paurometabola DSM 20162, the window TACGGCTCGATGAACGGCTGGGCGGCCGACCTCATGGGCCAGGACACCGCCGACCGGCTCGGCAAGTGCTGGGGCCTCGGGTCCGACACCACCAAGGACCCGGGCCCCTGGGAGGGCGAGCAGCGCAACATGTGGAAGCCCACGCAGGTACCGGGCCTGTGGATGATGGGCGGCAACCTGCACCAGTCACGGCACTACTCGCTGTACCTGGCCCTGCAGCTCAAGGCCCGCTACGAGGGCATCGACACCCCCGTCTACCAGCTGGCCGAGGTGCACCACACCAGCTAGCCCGGGATCAGCGGAGCACCGCCCCGACCACCGATGAGGCCTTCGCCACCGCCGCGTCGCGGGCGGCGGAGGCCTCGTCCTCGGTCAGGGTGCGATCGCCCGCGCGGAACCGCAGCGAGAACGCCATCGACTTGCGGCCCTCGCCCACCTGCGCGCCGGTGAACACGTCGAACAGCGAGATCGCCTCCAGCAGCTCCCCGGCACCGTCGGCCAGCGCGGACCGGACGGCCTCCGCGGGGACGTCGGCGTCGACGACGACCGCCACATCCTGCAGCACCGCCGGGAACGGCGAGACCACCGGCGCGGGAAGGTTCTCCACCAGCGGAATCGCATCGAGATCGAGCTCGACCGCGCAGGTGCGCGCCGGCAGCCCGGCGCGCTCCAGCACGGCCGGGTGCAACTCACCGGCGTGACCGACGACGGTCTCACCGACCAGGACCTCCGCGCAGCGGCCGGGGTGGAAGGGCGCGTACTGCGCCGCCCGCAGCGTGAGGTCGACGTTGCTCGCGCGGCCGATCTCGCGCACGGCCTCGAAGGCGTCGGTCGCGTCGGCGGCGCGGCCCTCGCCCCACGGTCCCGCGGGGGTGCGGCGGCCCGCGAAGACGAGCGCGATGTGCTCGGGCTGGCTCGGCAGCGAGGCGTTGAGCTCCTCGATCTGCTCCGCGGTGGGGCGCCGGTCGACGGGAATCGGATCGACGGCGACGGTCGTCCCGTCGGCGCGCCGACCGTCGCGGCCGTGCGGCAGCACGACCTGCGCGATGGTGTACAGCGCGAGATCGCGCTGGCCGCGTGAGACGTTGCGCGCCAAGATCTCCAGGAGACCGGGCAGCAGAGTGGTGGCGAGCGAGGGCCGATCGGCTTCGAGCGGATTGAGCACCGTCGTGGTGTTCCGGCGCGGGTCGTCGTCTTCCAGGCCCCAGGTGTCGAAGACGCCGGCGGGCAGGAACGGGCTGGTGAGCACCTCGATGTGGCCGGTGTGCGCGAGCGAGCGGCTCACGGTGCGGCGGCGACGTTGCCGGGCGCTGAGCCCCCGGCCTCCGGGGGCGGCGGGCAGCACGGGTGGGATCTGCTCCAGCCCTTCGAGCCGCAGCACTTCCTCGACCAGGTCGGCGACCATGTTCAGGTCGGGACGCCACGTCGGCGGGGTCACCGCCAGGCTGCTCTCCCCCTCCACGGCACAACCGATCTGGGTGAGGCGGCGCACCGTCGTACCCGGGGCGTAGGTGATGCCCGCGACACGGTCCGGACGGTCTGCGGCGATGGTGACCTGCGGCCGGTCGCCGTAGCCGCCGAGGTCGGTGAGCTCGCCCACCACGGTGCCGCCGGCGATCTCGGTGAGCAGGCGCGCCGCCTCCCGGACCGTCCACACCGAGATCGCGGGATCGACGGTGCGCTCATAGCGCTTCGCGGCGTCCGAGCTGAGCTTGTGCCGCTTACCGGTGCGGAACACCTTGACCGGGTTCCAGACGGCGCCCTCGAGGATCACGTTGACGGTCTCGTCGCCCACCTCGGTGCTCGCGCCGCCCATGACGCCCGCGAGCGAGACGGGTCCGGAGTCGTCGACGATGACCGTGTCCTCGGGATCGAGCGTGCGCTCGACGTGGTCGAGGGTCTCCAGGGTCTCGCCGGGGCGTGACGCGCGCACGACGAGGCCGCCGCGCACCGTGTCGGCGTCGAAGGCGTGCAGCGGCTGGCCGCTGAGCAGCATGAGGTAGTTCGTCACGTCGACCGCCGGGCTGATCGGGCGTACGCCGGAGGTGAGCAGGCGGCGCTGGAGCCACCACGGGCTCACAGCCTTCGGGTCGATGCCCTCGACGCGCAGCGCGGTGAAGCGGGTGCAGCCGGACTCGGGCTCGACGGTGACGTCCACGCCGCCGACCCCCGCCCCCTGCACGGGCGACGGGGTGGTGATATCGGTGAAGGGCAGGTCGTACCCGCAGGCGAGCTCGCGGGCCAGACCGCGCACCGAGAAAGCGTAGCCGCGGTCGGGCGTCACGTTGAGCTCGATCACGGTGTCGTCCATGCCGAGCACCTGCTTGGCGTCGTCGCCGGGCTCCGCGGTCCCCGCGGGCAGCACGAGGATGCCCGAATGGTCGGTGCCGAGACCGAGCTCGGAGACCGAGCAGATCATGCCGTCGGAGGTGTGGTCGTACGTCTGGCGCGTGGCGATCGCGAAGCCGCCGGGCAGCACGGCGCCGGGCAGCGCCGCGACGATGAGATCACCCTCGGCGAAGTTGCGGGCGCCGCAGACGATGTCGCGCGGCTCGGCCTCGCCGACGTCGACCTGGCAGAACCGGATCGGCTTGCGGAAGTTCGTGAGCTCCTCGATCGCCACGACGCGGCCGATCTTCAACGGGCCGGTCACGGTGTCGAGCGAGTCGAGCTCCTCGACCTCGAAGCCGACGCGCACGAACCCGGCGTCCAGCTCGTCGGCGGTGACGCCCCAGTCCGGGGTGTCGCGGCGGAGGATCTCGGTGAGCCATGACTGTGCAACGCGCACGGTGGAAGTCCTTCTCCTGGTGAGGCTGTGGAAGCGGTGGGCGGCGCTAGCCGCGGACGCCGAAGGGCAGGGTGAAGCGGACATCACCCTCGACGATGTCGCGCATGTCCGAGAGGCCGGTGCGGAACTGCAGGGTGCGCTCGAGGCCCATGCCGAACGCGAAGCCCGAGTACTCGTCGGGGTCGATGCCGCAGGCGCGCAGCACGTTCGGGTTGACCATGCCGCAGCCGCCCCACTCGATCCAGCCGGCGCCGCCCTTCTTGTTGGGGAACCACACGTCGACCTCGGCCGACGGTTCCGTGAAGGGGAAGTAGTTCGGCCGCATGCGGGTGGTGGTCTCGGGGCCGAACATCGCCTTGGCGAAGGCCTCGAGGGTGCCGCGCAAGTGCGCCATCGTCAGGCCCTTATCGACCGCGAGGCCCTCGACCTGACTGAACACCGGGGTGTGGGTGGCGTCCAGCTCGTCGGTGCGGAAGGTGCGGCCGGGGCAGGCCACGTAGATCGGCACATCGCGCGTGAGCATCGAACGCACCTGCACCGGGGAGGTATGGGTGCGCAGCACCTGCCGCGACCCCTCGGGCGCGACGTAGAAGGTGTCCTGCATCGAGCGGGCCGGGTGGTCCGGCAGGAAGTTGAGCGCGTCGAAGTTGAAGTGCTCGGTCTCGACCTCGGGGCCCTCGGCGATCTCCCAGCCGATGCCGACGAAGAAGTCGGCCACTTCGTCCGCGATGATGCTGACGGGGTGACGGGCACCCTGCGCCGCGCGCGCCGACGGCAGCGTGACGTCGATCGATTCGGAGACGAGCACCGCGGCGTCGCGCTCGGCGTCGAGGATGGCCTTGCGCTGCTCGTACGCGGCGCGGGCACGCCCCTGCGCCACGTTGACCCGCTTGCCTGCGTCCTTACGCTCCTCCTTGGGGATGGAGCCCAGGGCGCGCTTACTCAGGGCGAGCGGCGACTTCTCGCCGAGGTGCGCCAGTCGTGCAGCATTGAGTGCGTCCAGGTCGGTCGCAGCGTCGAACGCGTTCGCGGCCTCCGAGGCGAAGGCATCGAGCGCGGCTTCGCTGAGGTCGTCGACGGGGGCGTTCTGGACTTCCGACACTGCTCTCAAGCTCCTCGGTGCGGGTGGGACGGTACCCGACCAGCGTAGTCGACGCCCGTTCCCCGCCGACAATGCATTACCGCTGGTACACGACGGCGCGATCGCTCCCTGTTGACAGGCGACAGTGACACCGCAAACATTCGAGGACACCCGTGCCACACCGGCACGTTCCCGGGAAGGCCCGCCCCATGTCTCGAACAGCCGCGATCCTGCTCTTCCTCGCCATCGTGTGCGAGGTGGCGGCGACGCTGTCGCTGCGCGCCACCGACGGTTTCAAGAATCTGTGGCCGTTGCTCATCGTGGTACCGGGGTACATCGGCGCGTTCGCCTTCCTCGGACTCTCGCTCCGGGAGATTTCCGTGGGAGTCGCGTACGCGATCTGGTCGGCGGCGGGAACGGTCCTGATCACCGTCGGCGCGGCGGTGCTGTTCCACGACCGGATCTCCTGGGTGACCATGGTCGGGATGGCCGTGACCATCA includes:
- the pheT gene encoding phenylalanine--tRNA ligase subunit beta, producing MRVAQSWLTEILRRDTPDWGVTADELDAGFVRVGFEVEELDSLDTVTGPLKIGRVVAIEELTNFRKPIRFCQVDVGEAEPRDIVCGARNFAEGDLIVAALPGAVLPGGFAIATRQTYDHTSDGMICSVSELGLGTDHSGILVLPAGTAEPGDDAKQVLGMDDTVIELNVTPDRGYAFSVRGLARELACGYDLPFTDITTPSPVQGAGVGGVDVTVEPESGCTRFTALRVEGIDPKAVSPWWLQRRLLTSGVRPISPAVDVTNYLMLLSGQPLHAFDADTVRGGLVVRASRPGETLETLDHVERTLDPEDTVIVDDSGPVSLAGVMGGASTEVGDETVNVILEGAVWNPVKVFRTGKRHKLSSDAAKRYERTVDPAISVWTVREAARLLTEIAGGTVVGELTDLGGYGDRPQVTIAADRPDRVAGITYAPGTTVRRLTQIGCAVEGESSLAVTPPTWRPDLNMVADLVEEVLRLEGLEQIPPVLPAAPGGRGLSARQRRRRTVSRSLAHTGHIEVLTSPFLPAGVFDTWGLEDDDPRRNTTTVLNPLEADRPSLATTLLPGLLEILARNVSRGQRDLALYTIAQVVLPHGRDGRRADGTTVAVDPIPVDRRPTAEQIEELNASLPSQPEHIALVFAGRRTPAGPWGEGRAADATDAFEAVREIGRASNVDLTLRAAQYAPFHPGRCAEVLVGETVVGHAGELHPAVLERAGLPARTCAVELDLDAIPLVENLPAPVVSPFPAVLQDVAVVVDADVPAEAVRSALADGAGELLEAISLFDVFTGAQVGEGRKSMAFSLRFRAGDRTLTEDEASAARDAAVAKASSVVGAVLR
- the pheS gene encoding phenylalanine--tRNA ligase subunit alpha, coding for MSEVQNAPVDDLSEAALDAFASEAANAFDAATDLDALNAARLAHLGEKSPLALSKRALGSIPKEERKDAGKRVNVAQGRARAAYEQRKAILDAERDAAVLVSESIDVTLPSARAAQGARHPVSIIADEVADFFVGIGWEIAEGPEVETEHFNFDALNFLPDHPARSMQDTFYVAPEGSRQVLRTHTSPVQVRSMLTRDVPIYVACPGRTFRTDELDATHTPVFSQVEGLAVDKGLTMAHLRGTLEAFAKAMFGPETTTRMRPNYFPFTEPSAEVDVWFPNKKGGAGWIEWGGCGMVNPNVLRACGIDPDEYSGFAFGMGLERTLQFRTGLSDMRDIVEGDVRFTLPFGVRG
- a CDS encoding DMT family transporter — its product is MSRTAAILLFLAIVCEVAATLSLRATDGFKNLWPLLIVVPGYIGAFAFLGLSLREISVGVAYAIWSAAGTVLITVGAAVLFHDRISWVTMVGMAVTITGVVIINLSGSGGH